The nucleotide window CCTTCCCTCGTAGGGAAGGGGGTTGGGGGGTTAGGTTTTTATTTTATGAAATTGAGAACTGCTATAATTTCTAGATTGTCTAAGATTTCAATAAAATATAGATATAAGTTTCTCGATCGCATACCACAGGTAAACAGCATAACTGCAATTTCAACTCAGTCAAAGTAAAACCTCACTTTTGAGCAATTTCTAGCGCAATATCCCGATGATGGTCGCTATGAATTAGTCAATGGAGAAATTGTGAAAATATTAGCAACTAGGCAGCACGATGATAATTTTGCTCTAGCGTACTTGTGGTGGAAAAACCAGTTTTTTGGTAGGGGGAAGGAGGAAAAGCTTATTTAGTAAGCTTTTGGAAATTTAATAAATTTTAATTATCACCTTAAGTACAGGAGAAACCGATTTTTCTTTAAGCCATATATAAAAGACATCTCAGAAATTGAAGGTGCGTCGCCTGGAATCCTTGTAGAGACGTTTTATGAAACTTCTCTACTCTCTACAAGGTTCTTTGGAGATGTCTAAAGAACAATTCCATTGGTTACTATTTTGATGAGAACCGAGATGGCGACAGATAAACCAATACTAAACCTGTAATTAGGGCATAGGGTATACCAAAAAACTGAAACGTAGCTACATCCACAGCTGCGCCTACACTACTTGCTAACACCCACCAGAACAACCGAGTTCGGTCGATATGCTGTCGCAGGACATAATATTGAATTGTTCCAACTCCCAACCCCCACATCGCTCCCAGAAAGTTCAAGCCCAGAGAAACTTTCACAGCGTTAACAGCAAGAGAGTGCAATAATCCCCCCAAAGCTCCACCTCCGACAGTCGCTAGCACCCATTGCGCTAGCATCCGTTGCCTTCTGACATAGTAAAGTTTATCTAGGGCAAGCCATTGCAATATACTCACCGAGATTCCCATTATAGCACCGAACCTAGTTAAGTCCTCAAATTTTTGCGTGAAGGACCCCCCCAAGATCTTCCAGATACTAATACCCACGAGTAAACCCACAACATTCGCCACCACCCACACTAACAACCACTGGAGCAAAAAGCTATCAATTTGTGGGCTGTTGGCTAGTTCCGTCCTAGCTGTAGGGTTTGGAAGTTCTTCGGGCTGAGTTGGAATTTCTCGACGATTTTTGGGCAGTACAGGTGGTGGAGGATAAGATGGGTGGGGAATAGCCTCTTCGGGCTTTGTTTTAAGTGCTATTTCTTGAAGCTCTTGAGCTTCTATTGAGGCTACATCTTCATGTCTGAGTTTCAATACTTCTTGAAACCGCTGCAACTCTAGGCGGATTTCTTCGCTGAGGGGATACTGTTGCTCAATTTCCTCCCTAAACGCTTGCTTATATTTCTGCAATTTTTGCTGAAGCTCTTGGTAAGGTTTGAGTACTTGCGCCTCCATCTCCTCGGTTTCCTCCGGTAACAGTTTCAAACTCTCTCG belongs to Aerosakkonema funiforme FACHB-1375 and includes:
- a CDS encoding caspase family protein, with product MTKVALLIGVSEYEPGLNPLPGAVKDLEAMRRVLQNPEMGGFAEANVNILKNPGNPSIMEQAIETLFSERDRDDLVLLYFSGHGIKDDSGKLYLATSKTSKNKRGELYRSSAVPASFIHDIMSNSRSKRQVVILDCCFSGAFAEGLSAKDDGKVDIKSQLGGEGRAILTSSSSTQYSFEQQGSDLSIYTHYLIEGIETGAADIDNDGLISVDELHEYARKKVQESSPAMKPELYAVKEGFKIKLTKAAIDDPKLIYLKEVGRYAIKGKISRIGRRTLDSLRESLKLLPEETEEMEAQVLKPYQELQQKLQKYKQAFREEIEQQYPLSEEIRLELQRFQEVLKLRHEDVASIEAQELQEIALKTKPEEAIPHPSYPPPPVLPKNRREIPTQPEELPNPTARTELANSPQIDSFLLQWLLVWVVANVVGLLVGISIWKILGGSFTQKFEDLTRFGAIMGISVSILQWLALDKLYYVRRQRMLAQWVLATVGGGALGGLLHSLAVNAVKVSLGLNFLGAMWGLGVGTIQYYVLRQHIDRTRLFWWVLASSVGAAVDVATFQFFGIPYALITGLVLVYLSPSRFSSK